In Cicer arietinum cultivar CDC Frontier isolate Library 1 chromosome 1, Cicar.CDCFrontier_v2.0, whole genome shotgun sequence, one DNA window encodes the following:
- the LOC101500903 gene encoding protein PAT1 homolog, which produces MVDMDGFGGGGDIDGGSNTRDLRQLGDVIPTGGTVFDASQYAFFGKDAVQEVELGGLEDDAYLPTVESNEEEFFLNREQDEDVRSLSDIDDLTTTFWKLNKVVSGPRNPGVIGERGSRENSASDFPQRDEVHNWFDQNAYDSEGSIDGKRWSSQPQSSLAHLQNPKPLYRTSSYPEQQRQDQNYHLQHCSSEPVHNWLDQHIYDTETTYDGKRWSSQPHSGIPQLQESPLYRTSSYPDKQQELTRFSSEPILLPKSSFTSYPPPGGRSPQASPSHSTGHLNIPYHTGAAAQMALSSQNRSHFSNSALQLSGLNLGSHFGGNMRQFSTGSSLTQRIQNQLVNQAALYPGERSNLLSNMLQQQLNLHNGSVSPHLMAQLQQQQHRLHHPVQQSAGYLSGFQSHLYNPHLSSSGSSVNSKYDHRPKSSQKGKHSHRLSHQGSDASSQKSDSSSLQFRSKYMTSDEIESILRMQLAVTHSNDPYIDDYYHQGRLAKKPSVSKLKHPFCPTQIKELPSRTRSNSDPHAFLQVDTLGRVSFSSIRRPRPLLEVDPPKSSVPGSSELKISEKPLEREPTFAARVTIEDGLCLLLDVDDIDRFLQSNQPQDGGTQLRRRRQVLLEGLATSLQLVDPLGKNGHKVGLAAKDDLVFLRIVSLPKGRKLLAKYLQLLLPGSELMRIVCMTVFRHLRFLFGGLPSDPAAAETTSSLAKVVCQCIRGMDLGALSACLAAVVCSAEHPPLRPVGSTAGDGASLILVSVLERAAELLTDPHAACNYNMGNRSFWQASFDEFFGLLTKYCMNKYHSIMQSLLIQSTTNVDDIGPDAANAISKEMPVELLRASLPHTDDRQRKLLLDFAQRSVPVVGFNSNAGGSGGLVNSETVLS; this is translated from the exons ATGGTTGATATGGATGGATTTGGTGGTGGGGGTGATATTGATGGAGGTTCTAACACTCGGGATCTTAGGCAATTGGGGGATGTAATTCCCACAG GGGGTACTGTTTTTGATGCATCACAATATGCATTCTTTGGTAAAGATGCAGTCCAGGAAGTTGAGTTGGGAGGGTTAGAAGACGATGCCTATTTGCCTACTGTTGAATCTAACGAGGAGGAGTTCTTTCTCAATAGAGAACAG GATGAGGATGTAAGATCTCTTTCTGATATTGATGACCTTACAACCACCTTTTGGAAG ttgAACAAGGTCGTCAGCGGACCAAGAAACCCAGGTGTTATTGGAGAACGGGGATCAAGAGAAA ACTCTGCATCTGATTTTCCACAAAGAGACGAAGTACATAACTGGTTTGATCAGAATGCTTATGATAGTGAAGGCTCAATTGATGGAAAAAGATGGTCATCACAGCCCCAATCTTCTCTTGCCCATTTACAGAATCCAAAGCCCTTGTACAGAACATCTTCATATCCTGAGCAGCAAAGGCAAGATCAAAACTACCACCTCCAACATTGCTCTAGTGAGCCAGTTCATAACTGGCTTGATCAGCACATTTATGATACTGAAACAACTTATGATGGCAAACGATGGTCATCTCAGCCTCATTCCGGCATTCCACAGTTACAAGAATCACCTTTGTACAGAACATCTTCATATCCCGACAAACAACAGGAGCTTACTCGTTTTTCTAGTGAGCCGATATTGCTACCGAAGTCTTCATTCACTTCTTATCCTCCACCTGGTGGTCGATCTCCGCAAGCTTCTCCAAGTCATAGTACAGGCCACTTAAACATTCCTTATCACACCGGAGCTGCAGCTCAGATGGCACTATCGTCTCAGAACCGTTCACATTTCTCCAATTCTGCACTACAATTGAGTGGTTTAAACCTTGGGTCACATTTTGGTGGAAACATGCGTCAATTTTCTACCGGTTCCTCTCTTACTCAACGAATACAGAACCAATTGGTCAACCAAGCAGCGTTATATCCAGGAGAACGTTCCAACCTACTTAGTAATATGTTGCAGCAACAACTAAACCTTCATAATGGATCAGTTTCTCCTCACTTGATGGCTCAATTGCAACAGCAGCAGCATAGATTGCATCATCCTGTTCAGCAATCTGCAGGCTATTTGTCAGGCTTCCAGTCCCATTTATATAATCCCCATCTTTCCTCCTCTGGCTCATCAGTCAATAGCAAGTATGATCATAGGCCGAAATCAAGTCAAAAAGGTAAGCATAGTCACCGTTTATCCCATCAGGGTTCTGATGCCAGTAGCCAGAAGAGTGATAGCAGCTCATTACAGTTTCGGTCTAAGTATATGACAAGTGATGAAATTGAGAGTATTCTTAGAATGCAGCTTGCTGTGACTCATAGTAATGATCCATACATAGATGACTATTATCACCAAGGCCGTCTTGCGAAAAAACCTTCTGTCTCTAAGTTAAAACATCCGTTCTGCCCAACCCAAATAAAGGAACTTCCTTCACGAACTCGTTCTAATTCTGATCCACATGCATTTCTTCAAGTTGATACTCTAGGGAGGGTTTCATTTTCGTCTATTCGTCGGCCTCGCCCTCTTCTTGAGGTCGATCCTCCAAAATCTTCTGTCCCTGGTAGCTCTGAGCTTAAGATTTCAGAGAAGCCACTTGAACGGGAGCCTACATTTGCTGCCAGAGTCACAATTGAAGACGGTCTCTGTCTTCTTCTTGATGTAGATGATATTGATCGTTTCCTACAGTCTAATCAGCCACAAGATGGCGGAACCCAATTAAGACGAAGAAGGCAGGTCCTGTTAGAAGGATTAGCTACTTCACTTCAACTGGTTGACCCACTCGGAAAGAATGGGCACAAGGTTGGACTTGCAGCTAAGGATGACCTTGTTTTCTTACGGATTGTATCTCTCCCCAAGGGACGCAAGCTCCTCGCGAAGTATCTTCAGTTGCTTCTTCCTGGCAGTGAGCTTATGCGGATAGTATGCATGACCGTCTTTCGGCATTTAAGATTCTTATTTGGTGGTCTCCCCTCGGATCCAGCCGCTGCAGAGACTACAAGCAGCCTTGCCAAGGTTGTTTGCCAATGCATTCGAGGTATGGACCTCGGTGCTCTTAGTGCCTGTCTTGCTGCAGTTGTTTGTTCTGCAGAGCATCCTCCTCTACGCCCTGTTGGAAGCACTGCTGGAGATGGTGCTTCCCTTATTTTGGTATCTGTTCTCGAGAGGGCTGCCGAACTTCTAACCGATCCACATGCAGCTTGCAACTATAATATGGGTAATCGGTCATTTTGGCAGGCCTCGTTTGATGAATTCTTTGGCCTTCTTACTAAATATTGCATGAATAAATACCATAGTATCATGCAGTCCCTGCTTATACAAAGCACAACAAATGTAGATGACATTGGACCAGATGCTGCTAATGCTATTAGTAAGGAAATGCCTGTTGAACTCTTGCGTGCAAGTCTCCCTCACACTGATGACCGTCAAAGGAAGTTATTGCTTGATTTTGCTCAGCGCTCTGTTCCTGTCGTTGGATTTAACAGTAATGCCGGGGGCAGTGGTGGTCTTGTGAATTCAGAGACAGTACTAAGTTGA